One segment of Apus apus isolate bApuApu2 chromosome 1, bApuApu2.pri.cur, whole genome shotgun sequence DNA contains the following:
- the LRTM2 gene encoding leucine-rich repeat and transmembrane domain-containing protein 2, with protein MLEKTMLPTTAGHRWRSRFLMRWQEACLLGCWLSLCAAESFFACPSSCKCNSGNLEVDCSGLGLSSIPSDIPTNTRTFLFLNNKLSILPGAVFSNLSALQRLDLSNNFLDQLPQNIFSDLGNLTELQLRNNSIRALDKDLLQHTALLRQLDLSINGLAQIPSGIFDDLPALRSLSLRSNRLQSLDRVTFEPLISLQHLQLGDNPWECDCNLRDFKHWMEWFSYRGGKIDQLACTLPKELKGKDMRMVPMEMFNYCSQLDDENSSTVLDNTGPPCTKGSPTPPKTKSGTETEVEPSVGCPQKQRYRPVSVRRAIGTVIIAGVVCGIVCIMMVVAAAYGCIYASLMAKYHRELKKRQPLMGDTEGEHEEQKQISSVA; from the exons TGCTTGGATGCTGGCTGTCACTATGTGCTGCTGAGTCCTTCTTTGCTTGCCCTTCCTCCTGCAAGTGTAACAGTGGCAATTTGGAAGTGGACTGTAGCGGCTTGGGCCTCTCTTCCATCCCTTCAGACATCCCCACAAACACCAGGACCTTCCTCTTTCTCAACAACAAACTCAGCATCCTTCCAGGAGCAGTGTTTTCCAACCTCTCTGCCCTACAGAGACTGGATCTATCCAACAACTTCTTGGACCAGCTTCCTCAAAACATCTTCAGTGACCTGGGGAACCTCACGGAGCTCCAGCTGAGGAACAACAGCATCCGGGCCTTGGACAAGGACCTGCTACAACACACGGCCCTGCTGCGCCAGCTGGATCTCTCCATCAATGGCCTGGCTCAGATACCCTCGGGCATCTTTGATGACCTGCCTGCTCTCCGCTCCCTCTCTCTCAGGTCCAATCGCCTGCAGAGCCTGGACAGGGTGACCTTCGAACCACTCATCAGCCTGCAGCACCTCCAACTTGGGGATAACCCCTGGGAATGTGACTGCAATCTCCGAGACTTCAAGCACTGGATGGAGTGGTTCTCCTACAGAG GTGGGAAAATCGATCAGCTGGCCTGTACCCTGCCCAAGGAGCTGAAAGGGAAGGATATGCGAATGGTGCCCATGGAAATGTTTAACTACTGCTCCCAGCTGGATGATGAGAACAGCTCTACAGTGCTGGACAATACTGGCCCACCATGCACGAAAGGAAGCCCAACTCCTCCCAAAACTAAATCAGGCACAGAAACAGAAGTGGAGCCCAGTGTGGGATGCCCTCAAAAACAGCGATATAGGCCTGTGAGCGTGCGCCGGGCTATAGGCACTGTGATCATCGCAGGGGTGGTTTGTGGCATTGTTTGCATCATGATGGTTGTGGCAGCTGCTTATGGTTGCATCTATGCCTCCCTTATGGCCAAATACCACCGGGAGCTGAAGAAGAGGCAGCCACTCATGGGTGATACAGAGGGTGAAcatgaagaacaaaaacaaatctCTTCTGTGGCATGA